In a genomic window of Candidatus Leptovillus gracilis:
- a CDS encoding ATP-binding protein — MAHLLEQEVATRQQRRIERLRLGQAAAGKTFAVFDEGRLPLRIRRRLPFLQAGDFVNQAQNVLCFGLPGTGKTHLAAISEHLLVVKTAVSVAVYADLQAGVGRLLPG, encoded by the coding sequence TTGGCCCACTTGTTGGAACAGGAGGTGGCGACGCGGCAGCAGCGGCGCATTGAGCGTCTGCGGCTGGGTCAAGCTGCCGCCGGGAAAACGTTTGCCGTTTTTGACGAAGGCCGCTTGCCGCTGCGCATCCGGCGGCGGTTACCCTTTTTGCAGGCCGGGGACTTTGTCAATCAGGCCCAGAATGTGTTGTGCTTTGGTTTACCGGGCACGGGCAAAACGCATCTGGCGGCGATCAGTGAGCATCTGTTGGTGGTGAAAACGGCCGTTTCGGTTGCTGTTTACGCCGACCTTCAAGCTGGGGTGGGGCGGCTGTTGCCGGGCTAA
- the rpmB gene encoding 50S ribosomal protein L28: MAKCKLSGRKPMSGNNVSFSQRKTKRVFKPNVQSKKIYVPELGRSVRIQMSTRAMRTVDKVGLMPYLRQQGLALKDVL, from the coding sequence ATGGCAAAATGTAAACTGAGCGGCCGTAAACCGATGAGCGGCAACAACGTCTCGTTTTCGCAAAGGAAGACGAAGCGTGTTTTCAAACCTAACGTGCAAAGCAAAAAAATCTACGTCCCCGAATTGGGGCGCAGCGTGCGCATCCAGATGTCCACCCGCGCCATGCGCACGGTGGACAAAGTCGGCCTGATGCCTTATTTGCGGCAGCAAGGGCTGGCCTTAAAAGACGTTTTATGA
- the rpmG gene encoding 50S ribosomal protein L33, which yields MAKKKGPRQLIKLRSTESSYTYYSQKNRRNTAARLELRKYDPTLRRHVTFRESR from the coding sequence ATGGCTAAGAAAAAAGGGCCGCGCCAGCTTATCAAGCTGCGCAGCACGGAGAGCAGTTACACCTATTACAGCCAGAAGAACCGGCGCAATACGGCCGCACGCCTGGAGCTGCGTAAGTATGATCCCACGTTAAGGCGGCATGTTACGTTTCGGGAAAGCCGGTAG
- a CDS encoding DDE-type integrase/transposase/recombinase, with protein MSPLVLEVTNEKTNGRISRVIQSTSGQPAAPNQLAQDFGASQPAEKWCGDITYVWTAVGWLYLAVVIDLYSCRIVGWAMNARMTAQLVRDAFQMAWRQCRPQAGLLFHSDRGSQYTSQEFQRLLQACQVKASMSGTGNCYRQHRHSALGYVSPQAYEASYQKQALAV; from the coding sequence TTGAGTCCACTTGTTTTGGAGGTAACCAATGAAAAAACAAATGGGAGAATATCCAGAGTTATTCAAAGCACAAGCGGTCAGCCTGCTGCGCCTAATCAACTGGCTCAGGATTTCGGCGCCAGCCAGCCGGCGGAAAAATGGTGTGGGGATATCACCTACGTTTGGACGGCCGTTGGCTGGTTGTACCTGGCTGTGGTGATTGACCTCTATTCCTGCCGTATCGTGGGCTGGGCGATGAATGCCCGGATGACCGCGCAATTGGTCAGAGATGCCTTTCAGATGGCTTGGCGGCAGTGTCGGCCCCAAGCAGGCCTTTTGTTTCACTCCGACCGAGGCAGTCAATACACCAGTCAGGAATTTCAACGATTGCTTCAGGCTTGTCAGGTCAAGGCGAGCATGAGCGGGACTGGCAATTGCTACCGACAGCATCGGCACTCTGCGTTAGGATACGTGAGTCCGCAAGCCTACGAAGCCAGTTATCAAAAACAGGCGTTAGCGGTATGA
- a CDS encoding SPASM domain-containing protein, which produces MHTHTSYLHGKPHQSRRHVVGNVNERDLLDIWLDDDYVTYRQKVQSFAFAPCTFCGGCELSEANEEDCFGNEFPACGSCLWAQGVIQCP; this is translated from the coding sequence ATGCACACGCACACCAGCTACCTGCATGGTAAGCCGCACCAATCGCGGCGGCACGTTGTCGGCAATGTCAACGAGCGGGACCTGTTGGACATCTGGCTGGACGATGACTATGTGACGTATCGGCAAAAAGTGCAGAGCTTTGCCTTTGCGCCTTGCACTTTCTGCGGTGGTTGTGAGCTGTCGGAAGCAAACGAAGAGGATTGTTTTGGCAATGAATTTCCGGCCTGTGGTAGTTGTTTATGGGCACAGGGTGTTATTCAATGTCCTTAG
- a CDS encoding radical SAM protein: MNSKPTLWGEIDEQGRLILPPELAVQYGLQPGAKVRLENSGNQVQMHRPVTHLTKVYVEPTDACNIACRTCIRNSWDESLGRMRQTTFDRIVENVQRLSPIPTIFFGGLGEPLFHKHTIEWIAQAHAAGARTELITNGTMLTEKRSRELIDAGLDVIWVSIDGATPESYADVRLGAELPKVIANLSRFRKMRQGSHRPHPEIGIAFVAMARNIHDLPDVLRIGRSLGAKHFSVSNVMPYTAEMQTEMLYTHTLHDLTYMDSPWHAKLSLPRMDLTEKTQAAFFRALQSGYNVTFAGNSLGGASDVQFHRKRYRFYWLGRWRQSLLAADAHAHQLPAW, from the coding sequence ATGAATAGTAAGCCAACACTCTGGGGGGAAATTGACGAGCAAGGAAGATTGATCTTGCCGCCAGAATTGGCAGTGCAGTACGGTTTGCAGCCAGGCGCCAAAGTGCGCCTGGAAAACAGCGGCAACCAGGTACAAATGCACCGACCCGTCACCCATCTGACCAAGGTGTACGTCGAGCCAACCGACGCCTGCAACATCGCCTGCCGCACCTGCATTCGCAACAGTTGGGATGAAAGCCTGGGTCGCATGAGGCAAACCACGTTTGACCGGATTGTGGAAAATGTGCAGCGGCTCTCGCCAATTCCCACGATTTTTTTCGGCGGGTTGGGGGAACCGCTGTTCCACAAACACACCATAGAGTGGATCGCGCAGGCGCACGCAGCCGGGGCGCGCACCGAACTGATTACCAACGGAACCATGCTCACGGAAAAGCGGTCCCGGGAGTTGATTGACGCCGGACTGGACGTGATCTGGGTTTCCATTGATGGGGCGACGCCGGAAAGTTACGCCGACGTGCGTCTGGGGGCCGAACTGCCCAAAGTGATTGCCAACCTATCGCGCTTCCGTAAAATGCGCCAGGGCAGCCACAGACCACACCCAGAAATTGGCATTGCGTTTGTGGCCATGGCTCGTAACATCCACGATTTGCCCGACGTGCTGCGGATCGGCCGTTCCCTTGGGGCCAAACATTTCTCGGTGAGCAACGTCATGCCCTATACGGCCGAGATGCAGACAGAGATGCTTTACACCCATACCCTGCACGACCTGACTTACATGGATTCGCCCTGGCACGCCAAACTGAGCCTGCCACGTATGGACCTGACTGAAAAGACGCAGGCTGCCTTTTTCCGGGCGCTGCAAAGTGGTTACAATGTTACCTTTGCCGGGAATAGTCTGGGCGGGGCCAGCGACGTGCAATTTCATCGAAAGCGGTACCGTTTCTATTGGCTGGGACGGTGGCGTCAGTCCTTGTTGGCCGCTGATGCACACGCACACCAGCTACCTGCATGGTAA
- a CDS encoding TM0996/MTH895 family glutaredoxin-like protein, which yields MLQIKVLGPGCSNCQKVEAAAKNAVTTLGVEAEIIKVTDYGQIMAYNLLSTPGLVINEKLVAAGRIPKDAEVIGWVKSALAAG from the coding sequence ATGTTGCAAATCAAAGTATTAGGTCCAGGCTGTTCCAACTGTCAAAAAGTAGAAGCGGCCGCCAAAAATGCAGTAACCACTCTGGGGGTTGAAGCTGAAATCATCAAGGTCACTGATTACGGACAAATCATGGCTTATAACTTATTGTCCACGCCAGGACTGGTAATCAATGAAAAACTGGTCGCTGCCGGCCGCATCCCCAAAGATGCGGAAGTGATTGGTTGGGTCAAAAGCGCACTGGCCGCTGGTTAG
- a CDS encoding vitamin K epoxide reductase family protein, which yields MMKKKNRKIKWYFVILLLLGLLISTTAVAPSPSHAQEQPTVKAVMFWMEGCGHCAWVKENVLPPLAEKYGDQWQLELIELTNAEEFDHLFDLGAALGAPREAIGVPFLLIGDAVLIGSAQIPAELPDLIERHLAAGGVGWPQAPGLEWFLPELETAVPVETAVAPAPAASLLTPENLPQPAATAAPPARDGFLLAVMILIGMVLALGYTAVRLWQARQGKIRKPPPTWIQTVLPILAVLGLGVAAYLAYVETQAVAAVCGPVGDCNAVQTSEYAYLFGIPIGVLGVLGYVAILAAWAWGQWQGDKRAALALLAMSAFGVFFSIYLTYLEPFVIGAVCAWCLTSAVLMTLLLLISVETAAPHLQPAPSSHSRRR from the coding sequence ATGATGAAGAAAAAAAATAGAAAGATAAAGTGGTATTTTGTTATTCTGCTGCTGCTTGGCTTGCTGATAAGCACAACGGCCGTTGCCCCCTCCCCCAGCCACGCCCAGGAACAACCCACCGTCAAAGCCGTCATGTTCTGGATGGAAGGCTGCGGCCACTGCGCCTGGGTCAAAGAAAATGTGCTGCCGCCGCTGGCCGAGAAATATGGCGACCAGTGGCAGCTAGAACTGATTGAACTGACCAACGCCGAAGAGTTTGATCACCTGTTTGACCTGGGCGCGGCCCTGGGCGCACCGCGAGAAGCCATTGGCGTGCCTTTTCTTTTAATAGGCGACGCCGTTCTCATTGGTTCTGCCCAGATTCCGGCCGAATTACCCGACCTGATTGAGCGCCATCTGGCGGCGGGCGGCGTCGGTTGGCCGCAGGCGCCGGGGCTGGAATGGTTTCTGCCGGAGTTAGAAACGGCCGTTCCTGTAGAAACGGCCGTTGCCCCAGCACCGGCCGCGTCCCTGCTCACGCCAGAGAATTTACCCCAGCCGGCAGCCACAGCCGCCCCACCCGCCCGTGACGGCTTTCTACTGGCGGTGATGATCCTCATTGGCATGGTGTTGGCGCTGGGTTATACGGCCGTGCGCCTGTGGCAGGCCAGACAGGGGAAAATAAGGAAGCCGCCCCCGACCTGGATCCAGACCGTGCTGCCCATTCTGGCTGTGCTTGGCCTGGGCGTGGCCGCTTACCTGGCCTACGTGGAAACCCAGGCCGTCGCCGCCGTCTGCGGCCCGGTCGGCGATTGCAACGCCGTGCAAACCAGCGAATACGCCTATCTCTTTGGCATCCCCATTGGCGTCCTGGGTGTTCTGGGCTACGTCGCCATTCTGGCCGCCTGGGCCTGGGGCCAATGGCAGGGTGATAAGCGGGCAGCGCTGGCCTTGCTGGCGATGAGCGCTTTTGGCGTGTTCTTCTCCATCTACCTCACCTACCTGGAACCCTTTGTCATCGGCGCGGTCTGCGCCTGGTGCCTGACTTCAGCCGTACTGATGACGCTGCTGTTGCTGATAAGCGTGGAAACGGCCGCGCCCCATCTACAACCCGCACCGTCCAGCCATTCACGCCGCCGCTAA
- a CDS encoding 4Fe-4S binding protein, which translates to MWKWALAALPVVSVVCRSHHVIRRHHYHLVYPLVCRRHEGTGGGPHRHAGPGAVRPIVADRCVGCGLCAISCGRGVYSFDYERNVPVVVQPMMYMIGCTREAIEFPAADYVRQLVRDEKLLHQSKEMPRTYCEKYNTAQGEPTT; encoded by the coding sequence GTGTGGAAGTGGGCGTTGGCGGCGCTGCCGGTTGTTTCGGTAGTCTGTAGGAGCCACCATGTTATACGTCGTCATCACTATCATCTTGTTTACCCTCTCGTTTGTCGCCGGCATGAAGGGACTGGGGGTGGTCCCCATCGCCACGCCGGTCCTGGGGCTGTTCGACCTATCGTCGCCGACCGCTGCGTGGGCTGCGGGCTGTGCGCCATCTCCTGTGGGCGGGGCGTCTATAGCTTTGATTACGAGCGCAACGTGCCGGTCGTGGTGCAGCCGATGATGTACATGATCGGCTGCACCCGCGAAGCCATCGAGTTCCCTGCCGCTGACTACGTGCGGCAGCTCGTCCGCGACGAAAAGCTGCTGCACCAGAGCAAAGAGATGCCGCGCACCTACTGCGAGAAGTATAATACGGCTCAAGGCGAACCGACCACGTAG
- a CDS encoding sulfite exporter TauE/SafE family protein, whose translation MNELSAMFYLVNAVVVFFFSGLMAMAGLGAAFLFVPLFYYMGVPLAEATAVALLLNVVSLMFASVNYWRSGLVNWRLGLPGLITAVLLAPFGARLTPYVDRRLLLGLFAAFLVFAGAMMLFYRPKPCEKTLSRGVEVGVGGAAGCFGSL comes from the coding sequence ATGAACGAGTTGAGCGCCATGTTTTACCTGGTGAACGCCGTTGTCGTCTTTTTCTTTTCAGGACTAATGGCGATGGCCGGCCTGGGGGCGGCGTTCCTCTTTGTACCGTTGTTTTATTACATGGGCGTGCCGCTGGCTGAGGCCACGGCCGTTGCCCTTCTTCTCAATGTGGTCAGCCTGATGTTTGCCTCTGTCAACTACTGGCGCAGCGGGCTGGTGAATTGGCGGCTGGGGCTGCCGGGGCTGATAACGGCCGTACTCCTGGCCCCCTTTGGCGCGCGACTGACGCCCTATGTAGACCGTCGTCTGCTGCTGGGACTGTTTGCCGCCTTTCTGGTTTTTGCCGGAGCCATGATGCTCTTTTACAGACCGAAACCGTGCGAAAAAACATTAAGTCGGGGTGTGGAAGTGGGCGTTGGCGGCGCTGCCGGTTGTTTCGGTAGTCTGTAG
- a CDS encoding permease: MSTTTEQITTSQPKQGWKLPTLVIALAVLWWLAWGQLQNFADWLTYTVIGLSPLSHLGQSVNFFFYDVPKILMLLAGMIFLITMARSFFTPEQARAALGGKREGVGNVLAASLGVITPFCSCSAVPLFIGFVESGVPLGVTFSFLIATPMVNEIALAMLFGMFGWQIAGLYMVSGLLIAIIGGMIIGRLKPERYVEDFVWQIKAGPHTGVTYKPTWDDRIRDAGGSTKEIVGKVWPYVIIGIGIGAAIHGFVPEDYLANIMGRSSWWAVPAAVLLGIPLYSNAAGIIPVVSALMAKGAALGTVLAFMMSVVALSLPEMLILKRVIKTPLIMMFIGIVGTAIVFTGYLFNFIVR, from the coding sequence ATGTCCACAACAACAGAACAAATCACCACTTCACAACCCAAACAAGGCTGGAAGCTGCCGACTCTGGTTATTGCCCTGGCCGTTCTCTGGTGGCTGGCCTGGGGCCAACTGCAAAACTTTGCCGACTGGCTCACGTACACCGTCATCGGTTTGTCGCCCTTGTCCCACCTGGGGCAGTCGGTCAATTTTTTCTTTTACGACGTGCCCAAAATTCTCATGCTGCTGGCCGGCATGATCTTCCTTATCACCATGGCCCGCTCTTTCTTTACCCCGGAACAGGCGCGGGCGGCGCTGGGTGGCAAACGCGAAGGCGTAGGCAACGTCCTGGCCGCCAGCTTGGGTGTCATCACGCCCTTTTGTTCCTGCTCGGCCGTGCCCCTGTTCATCGGCTTTGTCGAGAGCGGCGTGCCGCTGGGCGTCACCTTTTCCTTTCTCATTGCCACGCCCATGGTCAATGAAATCGCCTTAGCCATGCTTTTTGGCATGTTTGGCTGGCAAATCGCCGGGCTGTATATGGTCAGCGGTCTGCTCATCGCCATCATCGGCGGCATGATTATTGGCCGGTTGAAACCAGAACGCTACGTGGAAGATTTTGTCTGGCAGATCAAAGCCGGACCACATACAGGCGTCACCTACAAGCCCACCTGGGACGACCGCATCCGCGATGCTGGCGGCAGCACCAAAGAAATCGTGGGCAAGGTGTGGCCCTACGTCATTATAGGCATTGGTATCGGCGCCGCCATTCATGGCTTTGTGCCGGAAGATTATCTCGCCAACATTATGGGGCGCAGTTCGTGGTGGGCAGTGCCGGCGGCCGTTTTGTTAGGCATCCCGCTTTATTCCAACGCCGCCGGCATTATCCCGGTGGTCTCCGCCCTGATGGCCAAAGGCGCGGCGTTGGGCACGGTGCTGGCCTTCATGATGTCGGTGGTGGCCCTCAGCCTGCCGGAGATGCTCATATTGAAGCGCGTAATCAAGACGCCCCTGATCATGATGTTTATCGGTATCGTTGGCACGGCAATTGTTTTCACCGGCTATCTCTTTAACTTTATTGTTCGTTAA
- a CDS encoding winged helix-turn-helix transcriptional regulator: MNMEDMENELVPENMTAVLKALSDPNRLRIFAALLRGTSCNGWLTEELGLPANLLSHHLKVLRQAGLVQDRRDAVDGRWIYYQADVSTLAAIHQWLGDFLNPTRVTLQMHLCGPEGTAGHDPEIDLFAGTTGAKYKTD; this comes from the coding sequence ATGAACATGGAAGATATGGAAAACGAACTAGTGCCAGAAAACATGACGGCCGTTCTCAAGGCCCTCTCTGACCCCAACCGCCTGCGTATTTTCGCTGCGCTGCTGCGCGGTACATCCTGCAATGGCTGGTTGACCGAGGAATTGGGATTGCCCGCCAATCTCCTTTCCCACCACCTGAAGGTGCTGCGCCAGGCCGGGTTGGTGCAAGATAGGCGTGACGCCGTGGACGGCCGTTGGATTTATTATCAAGCCGATGTGTCCACTCTAGCCGCGATACATCAATGGCTGGGTGACTTCCTAAATCCAACCCGCGTCACCTTGCAAATGCATCTGTGCGGCCCGGAAGGAACCGCTGGTCACGACCCAGAAATTGACTTATTCGCCGGCACCACCGGCGCAAAATACAAAACTGATTGA
- a CDS encoding TVP38/TMEM64 family protein, with protein sequence MVDSHMEQAKSPGFWQKHGTKIAALLFWLVVVGGYYAYARQNGLTLEESVTNIANWVTGSVYGPLLYMVLYAIRPLLFFPATILTLLGGFLFGPIGIIYTIIGSNASAMVAFGVGWFFGKNVLNKEEDAGVIQRYTQRMRDNSFETVLIMRLIFLPYDLVNYASGFLKISWKAFLAATAIGSIPGTISFVLLGASFGTLDELLAGEIQVNPATAVASVLLIGVSLALSRYVKKREAGRGEDGENGRQGERE encoded by the coding sequence ATGGTTGATTCACACATGGAACAAGCAAAATCGCCGGGTTTCTGGCAAAAGCACGGCACAAAAATTGCCGCCCTGCTCTTTTGGCTGGTGGTGGTAGGCGGTTACTATGCCTATGCCCGCCAAAATGGACTGACCCTTGAAGAAAGCGTGACCAACATCGCCAATTGGGTGACCGGCAGTGTCTATGGGCCGCTGTTGTATATGGTGCTGTATGCGATACGGCCGTTGCTCTTCTTCCCCGCCACCATCCTCACCCTGCTCGGCGGCTTCCTTTTTGGGCCAATTGGGATCATTTACACCATTATCGGCAGCAATGCCTCGGCGATGGTGGCCTTTGGCGTGGGCTGGTTCTTTGGCAAAAATGTACTGAACAAGGAAGAAGACGCCGGGGTCATCCAACGATATACCCAGCGGATGCGCGACAACAGTTTTGAAACCGTCCTGATTATGCGCCTCATCTTCCTGCCCTATGATTTGGTCAACTACGCTTCTGGCTTCCTGAAAATTAGTTGGAAAGCGTTCCTGGCGGCAACGGCGATTGGCTCGATTCCGGGTACCATCTCCTTTGTCCTGCTGGGTGCGTCGTTTGGCACGCTGGATGAGCTGCTGGCGGGGGAGATTCAGGTCAATCCGGCAACGGCCGTTGCCTCTGTGCTGCTCATTGGGGTCAGTCTGGCTCTGTCGCGCTATGTGAAAAAGCGGGAAGCGGGGAGAGGGGAAGACGGGGAGAACGGGAGACAAGGAGAACGGGAGTAA
- a CDS encoding mercuric reductase: MVKRIEVAPFDEYNRVLVQNAHPADWQNPTPDSRYNLLVIGGGSAGLVAAVGAAGVGAKVALVEKHLLGGDCLNAGCVPSKTILRSAKAVGDIRRAAELGVHVGEVTVDFAAVMERMRRIRADISHHDAAQRFRDLGIDVYLGEGQFTGKHTFEVDGRTITFSKAVIATGARAAFIPIPGLQETGYITNEGVFELTALPKRLAVIGAGPIGLEMGQAFARFGSEVAIFDITAVVGAQRDPEAAGLILTALAADGIQFFLESQTQKIERVGGEKIITFTHAGQAETLAVDEILLAAGRRPNIEGLNLEAAGVAYTKKGVTVNDRLQTSNPAIYGAGDVAIPAQFTHTADATARIVVQNALFLGRKKYSDLIIPWTIYTDPEVAHVGLSAYDAEAQGIAVDTFAFQVEDTDRGRADSDDGFVKIYVRQGTDKIVGATIIARHAGEMISEITTAMMAGAGLSTIAQTIHPYPTQAEIIKKAADSWNRTRFTPTVAKLFAKWLSWQR, translated from the coding sequence ATGGTTAAGCGAATTGAGGTTGCCCCTTTTGATGAATATAACCGGGTGCTGGTGCAGAATGCGCATCCGGCCGACTGGCAGAACCCGACGCCAGACAGCCGTTACAATCTGCTCGTCATCGGTGGCGGGTCGGCGGGATTGGTGGCCGCAGTGGGCGCGGCCGGTGTGGGGGCGAAGGTCGCCCTCGTGGAAAAGCATCTGCTCGGCGGCGACTGTCTGAACGCCGGTTGTGTCCCGTCCAAAACCATCTTGCGCTCGGCCAAAGCGGTGGGCGACATTCGCCGGGCGGCTGAATTAGGTGTGCATGTGGGCGAGGTGACGGTGGATTTTGCGGCCGTCATGGAACGGATGCGCCGCATTCGCGCCGACATCAGCCACCACGATGCGGCGCAACGCTTCCGCGATTTGGGCATAGATGTGTATCTAGGCGAGGGACAGTTTACGGGGAAGCATACGTTTGAGGTAGACGGCCGTACCATCACCTTCAGCAAAGCAGTCATCGCCACCGGTGCTCGCGCCGCCTTCATCCCCATTCCCGGCCTGCAAGAGACGGGCTACATCACCAACGAAGGGGTGTTTGAACTGACCGCGCTCCCGAAACGGCTGGCCGTCATCGGTGCAGGGCCGATTGGGTTGGAGATGGGGCAGGCGTTTGCCCGTTTTGGCAGTGAGGTGGCTATTTTTGATATTACGGCCGTTGTCGGGGCGCAACGTGATCCCGAAGCCGCCGGACTCATCCTCACGGCACTGGCGGCGGATGGCATCCAATTCTTCCTCGAAAGCCAGACGCAAAAAATCGAGCGCGTGGGGGGCGAGAAAATCATCACCTTCACCCACGCCGGGCAGGCCGAAACGCTGGCGGTGGATGAGATTTTGCTGGCCGCCGGCCGTCGCCCGAACATTGAAGGGTTGAATTTGGAAGCGGCGGGGGTGGCCTATACCAAGAAGGGCGTCACCGTCAACGACCGCCTGCAAACGAGTAATCCGGCCATTTACGGCGCGGGGGATGTGGCAATCCCAGCCCAGTTTACGCACACGGCCGATGCCACCGCCCGCATTGTGGTGCAAAATGCCCTCTTTTTGGGGCGCAAAAAGTACAGCGACCTGATCATCCCGTGGACGATCTACACCGACCCGGAAGTCGCCCATGTCGGGCTGTCCGCTTATGATGCGGAGGCGCAAGGGATCGCGGTGGACACCTTTGCCTTTCAGGTGGAAGATACGGATCGAGGCCGCGCCGATAGCGATGATGGCTTTGTCAAAATTTACGTCCGCCAAGGAACGGATAAAATTGTCGGGGCGACGATTATCGCCCGCCACGCGGGCGAGATGATTAGTGAAATCACGACGGCGATGATGGCTGGGGCCGGGTTATCTACGATTGCCCAAACCATCCACCCGTACCCCACGCAGGCGGAAATCATCAAGAAAGCGGCCGATAGTTGGAATCGCACCCGCTTTACGCCGACGGTGGCGAAGTTGTTTGCGAAATGGCTTAGTTGGCAAAGATAG
- a CDS encoding ABC transporter substrate-binding protein translates to MKKIALLLLILSLAACGGETAVTEPTPSTPVTTIVESAPEGAAPPPGYEGQTWADILAEAEGQTVNFYMWGGSDLINSWVTGYVATAVQEQYGITLNMVPIVDATEYINKVLGEKEAGRDSDGTVDLVWVNGENFRTMRQGDLLYGNWSQFLPSAAYVNWADPSVANDFGFAVDGYESPYGKAQFVMIYDSARVPEPPRTIPALIEWIKANPGQFTYAAPPDFTGSAFVRHICYHAAGGYETLLGEFDQAVFDEKSAACWALLNEIEPFLWREGQTYPENRARQIDLFANSEVSFDMAYNPAEASSLVENGRYPTTTRTFVFDSGTIANTHYVAIPYNSPNKAAAMVVANFLLSPEAQLSKAQPENWGDLPVLDPALLSADWQSQFAAIPRGTATLSTEELAAARLPELQAPWLTAFEQGWQEWVLQR, encoded by the coding sequence ATGAAGAAAATAGCGTTATTGTTGCTCATTCTGTCGTTGGCGGCGTGTGGGGGGGAAACGGCCGTTACCGAACCCACCCCATCTACCCCTGTCACAACCATTGTTGAATCCGCGCCGGAAGGGGCCGCGCCGCCACCCGGTTATGAAGGGCAAACATGGGCGGATATTTTGGCTGAGGCCGAAGGGCAAACAGTCAATTTTTATATGTGGGGTGGCAGTGACCTGATTAACAGTTGGGTGACGGGGTATGTGGCAACGGCCGTACAGGAGCAATACGGCATCACCCTGAACATGGTGCCCATCGTTGATGCCACCGAATACATCAACAAAGTGCTGGGCGAAAAAGAGGCCGGGCGCGACAGCGACGGCACTGTAGATTTGGTCTGGGTCAACGGCGAGAACTTCCGCACCATGCGGCAAGGCGATCTGCTCTACGGCAATTGGTCCCAATTTTTGCCCAGCGCCGCCTATGTCAATTGGGCTGATCCCAGCGTTGCCAACGACTTTGGCTTTGCCGTAGACGGCTACGAATCCCCCTACGGCAAGGCGCAATTTGTGATGATCTACGACAGCGCCCGCGTGCCGGAACCGCCACGCACCATCCCCGCGCTAATCGAGTGGATTAAGGCCAATCCCGGCCAATTCACCTACGCCGCGCCGCCCGACTTCACCGGCAGCGCCTTTGTGCGCCACATCTGCTACCACGCCGCCGGTGGCTACGAAACCCTGCTGGGCGAATTTGATCAGGCGGTGTTTGACGAAAAATCGGCCGCTTGCTGGGCGTTGTTAAACGAGATTGAGCCGTTCTTATGGCGCGAAGGGCAAACCTACCCGGAAAATCGCGCCCGCCAGATTGATCTGTTTGCCAACAGCGAAGTGAGCTTTGACATGGCGTACAACCCGGCCGAGGCGAGTAGTTTGGTGGAGAACGGCCGTTACCCCACCACCACCCGGACCTTCGTCTTCGATAGCGGCACCATCGCCAACACCCACTACGTCGCCATCCCCTATAACTCCCCCAACAAAGCGGCGGCGATGGTTGTCGCCAACTTCCTGCTCTCGCCGGAAGCGCAATTAAGCAAAGCCCAACCGGAAAATTGGGGCGATCTGCCCGTTCTCGACCCGGCGTTATTATCGGCCGATTGGCAGAGCCAATTTGCGGCCATCCCGCGTGGCACAGCCACCCTCTCTACCGAAGAGCTGGCCGCCGCCCGCCTGCCAGAACTACAAGCACCTTGGCTGACGGCGTTTGAGCAAGGCTGGCAGGAATGGGTGTTGCAGAGATGA